GGCAATATATCAAAATAGTGCTAGTTCTTCATGTTTTCCTGATATGACGGTAAACGAAGAATATTATCTGGATATTCTTTACTGCTTAGGAAAACCAACATTTACACAATTTGCAGAAACGGCTCAGATTACAAAACCCGCTGCAACTCAGATTATGAAACGTTATATTGAGAAAGGATATGTTCAGAAAATTTCCTGTGAAAAAGATAGACGTGTTTACTACTTGGAAATAAGCGATAATGTAAAACAGTATTTTGATGAAAGCTACCGTCGTTTTGATAAGATATATGAAAACTGCTTATCCGTTCTAAGTAAGGATGAAATAAAGCAGTTAAAAAGTATTCTTACTAAAATTGACAACAACTTATAAAAGGAGGCTTTACATGAACCAGAAAAAATATGAGCAAAGAGCGTTGATTGTCGGAATTGCCACAAATATTCTGATGGGAGGAGCAGGGCTATGGGTCTACCATATAAC
This genomic window from Clostridium pasteurianum DSM 525 = ATCC 6013 contains:
- a CDS encoding MarR family winged helix-turn-helix transcriptional regulator encodes the protein MKEISSIFSRVYNKIMAIYQNSASSSCFPDMTVNEEYYLDILYCLGKPTFTQFAETAQITKPAATQIMKRYIEKGYVQKISCEKDRRVYYLEISDNVKQYFDESYRRFDKIYENCLSVLSKDEIKQLKSILTKIDNNL